From the Lysobacter sp. FW306-1B-D06B genome, one window contains:
- a CDS encoding bifunctional 2-methylcitrate dehydratase/aconitate hydratase: protein MSHAPIRSAVRPPPDAPMTQVADYVLDPAVGSREAYETARFMLLDSLACAALAMDHAECVKHLGPLVPGAQMPGGARVPYTRYRLDPAQAAYNIGTQIRWLDFNDTWLAAEWGHPSDNLGAILAVADYLGHQAQAQGKPAMTVREVLGWAIKAHEIQGGYALRNAFNRVGLDHVILVRLASTAVATAMLGGNREQIITAVSHSWIDNGALRTYRHAPNTGPRKSWAAGDACRRAVIHALNALKGVVGYPSALTAPTWGFYDVAFDGKPFEFERPFGSYVMENVLFKISFPAEFHAQTAVECAMQLHPYVASKLARGGVDAVERIAIETQQAALRIIDKTGPLANYADRDHCLQYMVAAPLLFGRLTAEDYTDAVAADPRIDALRARTTVVENPRFTQEYFDPDKRYIGNSVQVFFKDGTSTPNVCVDYPIGHRRRRSEGMPVLMRKFEDAIASKLPEMQARTLLTLASSPGGFDAMPITQFMALFDR, encoded by the coding sequence CCCGCCGCCGGATGCCCCGATGACGCAGGTCGCCGACTACGTCCTCGACCCCGCCGTGGGATCGCGCGAGGCCTACGAGACCGCGCGCTTCATGCTGCTGGATTCGCTCGCCTGCGCGGCATTGGCGATGGACCATGCCGAGTGCGTGAAGCATCTCGGACCGCTAGTACCCGGTGCGCAGATGCCCGGCGGCGCGCGCGTGCCGTACACGCGGTACCGGCTCGATCCCGCGCAGGCTGCCTACAACATCGGCACGCAGATCCGCTGGCTCGACTTCAACGACACCTGGCTCGCCGCCGAGTGGGGGCATCCCTCCGACAACCTGGGCGCGATCCTCGCCGTCGCCGACTACCTGGGCCATCAGGCGCAAGCGCAGGGCAAACCGGCGATGACCGTGCGCGAAGTGCTGGGCTGGGCGATCAAGGCGCACGAGATCCAGGGCGGCTATGCGCTGCGCAACGCCTTCAACCGTGTCGGGCTGGACCACGTCATCCTGGTTCGCCTGGCATCGACGGCGGTGGCGACGGCGATGCTCGGCGGCAACCGCGAACAGATCATCACCGCCGTCTCGCACAGCTGGATCGACAACGGTGCGCTGCGCACCTACCGGCATGCGCCCAACACGGGGCCGCGCAAGAGCTGGGCGGCGGGCGACGCATGCCGCCGCGCGGTGATCCATGCGCTCAATGCGCTCAAGGGCGTGGTCGGCTATCCCAGCGCGCTGACGGCGCCGACGTGGGGCTTCTACGACGTCGCCTTCGACGGCAAGCCGTTCGAGTTCGAACGCCCCTTCGGCAGCTACGTGATGGAGAACGTGCTCTTCAAGATCAGCTTCCCCGCCGAGTTCCATGCCCAGACGGCGGTGGAGTGCGCGATGCAGTTGCACCCCTACGTGGCGTCCAAGCTGGCGCGCGGGGGCGTGGATGCCGTGGAGCGCATCGCCATCGAAACCCAGCAGGCCGCGCTTCGGATCATCGACAAGACCGGCCCGCTGGCCAATTACGCCGACCGCGACCACTGCCTGCAGTACATGGTGGCCGCTCCGCTGCTCTTCGGCCGTCTTACCGCGGAGGACTACACCGATGCCGTCGCGGCCGATCCCCGGATCGATGCGCTGCGTGCCCGGACCACCGTCGTCGAAAACCCCCGGTTTACCCAGGAGTACTTCGATCCCGACAAGCGGTATATCGGCAATTCCGTTCAGGTGTTCTTCAAAGATGGAACATCGACGCCGAACGTGTGCGTCGATTATCCGATCGGCCACCGTCGGCGGCGCAGCGAAGGCATGCCGGTACTGATGCGCAAGTTCGAGGACGCGATCGCCTCGAAATTGCCTGAAATGCAGGCTCGCACGCTGTTGACGCTGGCGTCGTCTCCAGGTGGATTCGACGCCATGCCGATCACGCAATTCATGGCGTTGTTCGACAGATGA